In Spinacia oleracea cultivar Varoflay chromosome 5, BTI_SOV_V1, whole genome shotgun sequence, a single window of DNA contains:
- the LOC110803241 gene encoding kinesin-like protein KIN-13A isoform X1, with protein sequence MGGQMQQSNAAAAAALYDHPGAAGGSLYNGGSTSDAGDAVMARWLQSTGLQHLASPLASNHMPNLLMQGYGAQSTEEKQRLFKLMRNLNFNGESGSEPYTPTGQSVSAEGFYSPEFRGDFGAGLLDLHAMDDTELLSEHVFSEPFEPSPFMPSSTASFDGDNNLISNKQLRGQGQADADAPSVSTAFDKGTVPKENNVAKLRVVVRKRPLNKKELSRKEDDVVTVYDNALTVHEPKLKVDLTAYVEKHEFCFDAVLDEHVTNDEVYRGTVEPIIPTIFQRTKATCFAYGQTGSGKTFTMKPLPIRAAEDLLRLLHQPVYRNQRFKLWLSYFEIYGGKLFDLLCDRKKLCMREDGRQQVCIVGLQEFEVCDVQIVKEYIERGNGTRSTGSTGANEESSRSHAILQLVVKKHSEIKDTRRNNDVNEAKIGKVVGKISFIDLAGSERGADTTDNDRQTRIEGAEINKSLLALKECIRALDNDQNHIPFRGSKLTEVLRDSFVGNSKTVMISCISPNAGSCEHTLNTLRYADRVKSLSKSGNVKKDTLQSSVATVNKESSSVPSTHVFADVEVVQEHPEARLADVSRKAVEKENFSYNPSSDFPSSYNYNGRSVNGTASGSSDGEKFERKSTYGGSSSQKTYSLPAQNSADVEENIQKVSPPRRKISSRDERTEKLGNWLKEGDDPSTTTHKSQSTSTANANNVQPRHYGPKSIANDGNIDAILEEEEALIAAHRKEIEDTMEIVREEMKLLAEVEQPGSLIDNYVTQLSFVLSRKAAGLVSLQARLARFQHRLKEQEILSRKRVPH encoded by the exons ATGGGTGGCCAGATGCAACAGAGCAATGCTGCAGCCGCGGCAGCTCTGTACGATCACCCCGGTGCTGCCGGTGGGTCCCTTTACAATGGGGGTTCCACTAGTGATGCCGGCGATGCTGTCATGGCTCGCTGGCTCCAGTCCACCGGGTTGCAGCATCTGGCCTCTCCTTTAGCTTCCAACCATATGCCTAATCTTCTCATGCAG GGCTATGGAGCTCAATCTACGGAGGAAAAGCAAAGGCTTTTCAAATTAATGAGAAACCTGAATTTTAACGGGGAATCTGGTTCAGAGCCATATACTCCTACTGGCCAGAGTGTGTCTGCAGAGGGTTTCTACTCTCCTGAGTTCAGAGGGGATTTTGGTGCTGGGCTTTTGGACCTGCACGCTATGGATGACACAGAACTTCTGTCTGAG CATGTTTTCTCAGAGCCATTTGAGCCCTCACCTTTCATGCCGAGTTCAACTGCGTCATTTGACGGTGACAACAATTTGATCAGCAACAAACAACTAAGAGGACAAGGGCAAGCTGATGCAGATGCTCCTTCTGTGTCGACTGCATTTGATAAAGGGACTGTTCCAAAAGAAAATAACGTGGCCAAGTTAAGAGTTGTG GTGCGCAAAAGGCCTTTGAACAAAAAAGAGCTTTCTCGGAAGGAGGATGACGTAGTTACTGTTTATGACAATGCCTTGACTGTTCATGAACCTAAACTGAAG GTGGACTTAACAGCATATGTTGAGAAGCATGAATTTTGTTTTGATGCTGTTCTGGATGAGCATGTAACAAATGATGAG GTATACCGTGGTACTGTTGAACCAATCATTCCAACCATATTTCAGCGTACGAAGGCAACTTGCTTTGCTTATGGTCAAACTG GTAGTGGTAAGACATTTACCATGAAACCTTTACCTATCAGGGCTGCTGAAGATCTTCTGAGATTGTTGCACCAACCTGTTTATCGTAATCAAAGATTCAAATTGTGGCTAAGTTACTTTGAGATTTATGGAGGCAAATTGTTTGACCTCCTATGTGATAGAAA GAAACTCTGTATGAGGGAAGATGGACGACAGCAAGTCTGCATTGTTGGACTGCAAGAATTTGAAGTTTGTGATGTGCAAATTGTTAAAGAGTATATTGAAAGAGGGAATGGTACCAGAAGTACAGGCTCCACAGGTGCCAATGAGGAATCTTCAAGGTCACATGCTATCCTTCAGCTTGTTGTGAAGAAGCACAGTGAAATAAAGGACACAAGACGAAATAATGATGTTAATGAAGCTAAGATTGGAAAGGTTGTAGGAAAAATTTCTTTCATTGATTTAGCGGGAAGTGAAAGAGGTGCAGATACGACTGATAATGATCGACAGACAAG gatcgagggagctGAAATTAATAAAAGTCTTTTGGCTCTTAAAGAGTGTATTCGTGCACTTGATAATGACCAAAATCATATTCCATTTCGAGGGAGTAAACTCACTGAGGTTCTTCGTGACTCCTTTGTTGGCAATTCAAAGACTGTCATGATATCTTGCATTTCTCCAAATGCTGGATCATGTGAACACACCCTTAATACTTTGAGATATGCTGATAG GGTAAAGAGTCTTTCAAAAAGTGGGAATGTGAAGAAGGACACATTGCAGAGTTCAGTAGCAACTGTAAATAAGGAATCTTCATCTGTGCCAAGTACGCATGTTTTTGCTGACGTGGAGGTTGTTCAGGAGCATCCAGAAGCTAGATTAGCTGATGTCAGTAGAAAAGCTGTAGAGAAAGAAAACTTTTCCTACAACCCGTCATCGGATTTTCCTTCAAGTTACAACTACAATGGAAGGAGTGTGAATGGAACTGCTTCTGGATCAAGTGATGGAGAGAAATTTGAGAGGAAAAGCACTTACGGTGGTTCGTCAAGTCAGAAGACTTACTCGTTACCTGCCCAGAATTCTGCTGATGTAGAAGAAAACATTCAGAAGGTATCCCCTCCTCGCAGAAAAATCTCAAGTAGGGATGAAAGAACGGAAAAGCTTGGAAACTGGCTTAAGGAGGGGGATGATCCATCAACCACGACTCATAAATCTCAAAGTACGAGTACTGCAAATGCAAACAATGTCCAACCAAGGCATTATGGACCTAAATCCATTGCGAATGATGGAAATATTGATGCGATACTGGAG GAGGAAGAAGCCCTAATTGCTGCGCATCGGAAGGAAATAGAAGATACGATGGAGATTGTTCGTGAA GAAATGAAACTGTTGGCTGAAGTTGAGCAGCCAGGGAGTCTAATTGACAATTATGTAACCCAACTAAGTTTTGTGCTCTCGCGGAAGGCTGCTGGTCTTGTTAGTTTGCAGGCTCGGCTTGCCAGATTTCAGCATCGGCTTAAAGAGCAGGAAATTCTTAGCCGGAAGAGAGTTCCACACTAG
- the LOC110803241 gene encoding kinesin-like protein KIN-13A isoform X2, with product MRNLNFNGESGSEPYTPTGQSVSAEGFYSPEFRGDFGAGLLDLHAMDDTELLSEHVFSEPFEPSPFMPSSTASFDGDNNLISNKQLRGQGQADADAPSVSTAFDKGTVPKENNVAKLRVVVRKRPLNKKELSRKEDDVVTVYDNALTVHEPKLKVDLTAYVEKHEFCFDAVLDEHVTNDEVYRGTVEPIIPTIFQRTKATCFAYGQTGSGKTFTMKPLPIRAAEDLLRLLHQPVYRNQRFKLWLSYFEIYGGKLFDLLCDRKKLCMREDGRQQVCIVGLQEFEVCDVQIVKEYIERGNGTRSTGSTGANEESSRSHAILQLVVKKHSEIKDTRRNNDVNEAKIGKVVGKISFIDLAGSERGADTTDNDRQTRIEGAEINKSLLALKECIRALDNDQNHIPFRGSKLTEVLRDSFVGNSKTVMISCISPNAGSCEHTLNTLRYADRVKSLSKSGNVKKDTLQSSVATVNKESSSVPSTHVFADVEVVQEHPEARLADVSRKAVEKENFSYNPSSDFPSSYNYNGRSVNGTASGSSDGEKFERKSTYGGSSSQKTYSLPAQNSADVEENIQKVSPPRRKISSRDERTEKLGNWLKEGDDPSTTTHKSQSTSTANANNVQPRHYGPKSIANDGNIDAILEEEEALIAAHRKEIEDTMEIVREEMKLLAEVEQPGSLIDNYVTQLSFVLSRKAAGLVSLQARLARFQHRLKEQEILSRKRVPH from the exons ATGAGAAACCTGAATTTTAACGGGGAATCTGGTTCAGAGCCATATACTCCTACTGGCCAGAGTGTGTCTGCAGAGGGTTTCTACTCTCCTGAGTTCAGAGGGGATTTTGGTGCTGGGCTTTTGGACCTGCACGCTATGGATGACACAGAACTTCTGTCTGAG CATGTTTTCTCAGAGCCATTTGAGCCCTCACCTTTCATGCCGAGTTCAACTGCGTCATTTGACGGTGACAACAATTTGATCAGCAACAAACAACTAAGAGGACAAGGGCAAGCTGATGCAGATGCTCCTTCTGTGTCGACTGCATTTGATAAAGGGACTGTTCCAAAAGAAAATAACGTGGCCAAGTTAAGAGTTGTG GTGCGCAAAAGGCCTTTGAACAAAAAAGAGCTTTCTCGGAAGGAGGATGACGTAGTTACTGTTTATGACAATGCCTTGACTGTTCATGAACCTAAACTGAAG GTGGACTTAACAGCATATGTTGAGAAGCATGAATTTTGTTTTGATGCTGTTCTGGATGAGCATGTAACAAATGATGAG GTATACCGTGGTACTGTTGAACCAATCATTCCAACCATATTTCAGCGTACGAAGGCAACTTGCTTTGCTTATGGTCAAACTG GTAGTGGTAAGACATTTACCATGAAACCTTTACCTATCAGGGCTGCTGAAGATCTTCTGAGATTGTTGCACCAACCTGTTTATCGTAATCAAAGATTCAAATTGTGGCTAAGTTACTTTGAGATTTATGGAGGCAAATTGTTTGACCTCCTATGTGATAGAAA GAAACTCTGTATGAGGGAAGATGGACGACAGCAAGTCTGCATTGTTGGACTGCAAGAATTTGAAGTTTGTGATGTGCAAATTGTTAAAGAGTATATTGAAAGAGGGAATGGTACCAGAAGTACAGGCTCCACAGGTGCCAATGAGGAATCTTCAAGGTCACATGCTATCCTTCAGCTTGTTGTGAAGAAGCACAGTGAAATAAAGGACACAAGACGAAATAATGATGTTAATGAAGCTAAGATTGGAAAGGTTGTAGGAAAAATTTCTTTCATTGATTTAGCGGGAAGTGAAAGAGGTGCAGATACGACTGATAATGATCGACAGACAAG gatcgagggagctGAAATTAATAAAAGTCTTTTGGCTCTTAAAGAGTGTATTCGTGCACTTGATAATGACCAAAATCATATTCCATTTCGAGGGAGTAAACTCACTGAGGTTCTTCGTGACTCCTTTGTTGGCAATTCAAAGACTGTCATGATATCTTGCATTTCTCCAAATGCTGGATCATGTGAACACACCCTTAATACTTTGAGATATGCTGATAG GGTAAAGAGTCTTTCAAAAAGTGGGAATGTGAAGAAGGACACATTGCAGAGTTCAGTAGCAACTGTAAATAAGGAATCTTCATCTGTGCCAAGTACGCATGTTTTTGCTGACGTGGAGGTTGTTCAGGAGCATCCAGAAGCTAGATTAGCTGATGTCAGTAGAAAAGCTGTAGAGAAAGAAAACTTTTCCTACAACCCGTCATCGGATTTTCCTTCAAGTTACAACTACAATGGAAGGAGTGTGAATGGAACTGCTTCTGGATCAAGTGATGGAGAGAAATTTGAGAGGAAAAGCACTTACGGTGGTTCGTCAAGTCAGAAGACTTACTCGTTACCTGCCCAGAATTCTGCTGATGTAGAAGAAAACATTCAGAAGGTATCCCCTCCTCGCAGAAAAATCTCAAGTAGGGATGAAAGAACGGAAAAGCTTGGAAACTGGCTTAAGGAGGGGGATGATCCATCAACCACGACTCATAAATCTCAAAGTACGAGTACTGCAAATGCAAACAATGTCCAACCAAGGCATTATGGACCTAAATCCATTGCGAATGATGGAAATATTGATGCGATACTGGAG GAGGAAGAAGCCCTAATTGCTGCGCATCGGAAGGAAATAGAAGATACGATGGAGATTGTTCGTGAA GAAATGAAACTGTTGGCTGAAGTTGAGCAGCCAGGGAGTCTAATTGACAATTATGTAACCCAACTAAGTTTTGTGCTCTCGCGGAAGGCTGCTGGTCTTGTTAGTTTGCAGGCTCGGCTTGCCAGATTTCAGCATCGGCTTAAAGAGCAGGAAATTCTTAGCCGGAAGAGAGTTCCACACTAG